One Acidiferrobacter thiooxydans DNA window includes the following coding sequences:
- a CDS encoding ferritin-like domain-containing protein, with protein MVRCVARELVEWSGVDAQRLVDLLVERALGEIGNYYYYTLLRMHLVGVKGDALRRVVDDAREEDRNHFEALVPRIYELGGRLPAIFAGELGGLGALRNLPAEADVPQIIPILLKATEESVRAYTQLCSATAGKDNRTYNLVLAILHEEIAHQVWLLEFLGRDASDGAACPRDISPFVAPHLRPPQSAHLEPSSRTA; from the coding sequence ATGGTACGGTGCGTGGCGAGGGAGCTCGTGGAGTGGAGTGGTGTCGATGCCCAGCGGCTCGTGGACCTGTTGGTCGAGCGGGCGCTAGGCGAGATTGGCAACTATTACTACTACACGTTGTTGCGTATGCATCTTGTGGGTGTCAAGGGTGATGCCTTGCGCAGGGTAGTGGATGATGCCCGGGAGGAGGATCGTAACCACTTTGAGGCCCTCGTGCCGCGCATCTATGAACTCGGCGGTCGTCTGCCAGCGATATTTGCCGGTGAACTCGGAGGACTTGGCGCCTTGCGCAATCTGCCGGCCGAGGCGGATGTCCCGCAGATCATCCCTATTCTATTAAAGGCGACCGAGGAGTCGGTGCGGGCCTATACCCAGCTCTGCAGCGCTACCGCAGGCAAGGATAATCGGACTTATAATCTGGTTCTGGCGATCTTGCATGAAGAGATTGCCCACCAAGTCTGGCTTTTGGAGTTTTTGGGTCGGGACGCGAGCGATGGGGCGGCGTGCCCCCGCGATATTTCGCCTTTCGTGGCGCCCCACTTACGTCCCCCACAGTCTGCGCATCTGGAACCTAGCTCCCGCACGGCCTAA
- a CDS encoding YtxH domain-containing protein yields the protein MEAKAQYLPVSPARTGPKIMLFVTGVAVGYAAATLLAPKSGREVRSSLSEFAKTKSDRVAGAVRDVVGATREATRSVTRRVADVMDQGRDKARGAVAAAASSVESGNAPHVGDETTHERAAPGYQ from the coding sequence ATGGAAGCCAAAGCACAATACCTACCCGTCTCCCCGGCTCGTACTGGTCCCAAGATCATGTTATTTGTGACCGGTGTGGCGGTTGGCTACGCGGCAGCCACTTTGTTGGCACCGAAGTCCGGACGGGAAGTCCGTTCCTCGTTGAGCGAGTTCGCAAAGACCAAGAGCGACCGCGTCGCGGGTGCGGTGCGCGACGTCGTCGGCGCGACGCGGGAGGCTACGCGCAGCGTGACGAGGCGGGTAGCCGACGTCATGGACCAGGGTCGTGACAAGGCGCGTGGCGCCGTGGCAGCGGCAGCCTCGAGTGTTGAAAGCGGGAATGCGCCGCACGTTGGCGACGAAACGACCCACGAGCGCGCCGCGCCTGGCTACCAGTGA
- a CDS encoding PLD nuclease N-terminal domain-containing protein, with translation MGSYSLLGTVIVVLDVIAIISILLGSARIGHKVLWIVVVLVFPLVGMIVYYLVGRSPRDV, from the coding sequence ATGGGCTCATACTCGCTTTTGGGGACCGTTATAGTGGTTCTCGACGTGATCGCCATCATCAGCATACTGCTGGGGTCTGCGCGTATCGGCCATAAAGTGTTGTGGATCGTAGTGGTGCTGGTGTTTCCGCTGGTGGGTATGATCGTGTATTACTTGGTGGGACGCAGTCCGCGCGATGTCTGA
- a CDS encoding ion channel has translation MTRSLKTRIANWVAAGRNVVGDLYHALITMGWPAFLLGIGVIFVLANSAFALAYLAQPGAIAHARPQSFADAFFFSVQTMATIGYGIMYPGTFYANVLMSLETLIGLFGVAFATGLAFARFSRPRARIRFSEAAVVSLYHGVPTLMFRVANQRGNQILEARVQVTLLRTEHSPEGQRMRRFRDLVLLRDSTPSFSYSWTVMHPITSNSPLSGTSRATLEEQDAELVVILAGLDETLSQTIHARHVYKPAAIHWRHRLRDILSKDTHGNYLIDYRHFDGIEIEPPETQREA, from the coding sequence GTGACCCGCAGCCTGAAAACTCGCATCGCCAACTGGGTCGCCGCCGGACGCAATGTCGTAGGAGACCTGTATCACGCCCTCATCACCATGGGCTGGCCGGCCTTCCTGCTCGGCATCGGCGTCATCTTCGTGCTCGCGAACAGCGCCTTCGCGCTCGCCTATCTGGCCCAACCCGGGGCTATCGCCCACGCCCGGCCCCAATCGTTCGCCGACGCGTTCTTCTTCAGCGTCCAGACCATGGCCACCATAGGTTATGGGATCATGTACCCAGGCACGTTCTACGCCAACGTGCTCATGAGCCTGGAGACCCTGATCGGCCTGTTCGGCGTGGCGTTTGCCACCGGCCTTGCATTTGCGCGCTTCTCGCGCCCGCGCGCTCGCATCCGCTTTAGTGAAGCGGCGGTGGTGAGCCTCTATCACGGCGTCCCCACACTCATGTTCCGGGTGGCCAACCAACGCGGCAACCAGATCCTCGAGGCGCGCGTGCAAGTGACGCTCTTGCGCACCGAGCACAGCCCGGAAGGCCAACGGATGCGCCGGTTTCGGGACCTCGTATTGCTGCGCGATAGCACGCCGAGTTTCAGCTACTCGTGGACCGTAATGCATCCCATCACCAGCAACAGCCCGCTGTCGGGGACATCGCGGGCAACCCTCGAAGAGCAGGATGCTGAACTCGTAGTGATCCTGGCCGGCCTCGACGAGACCCTCTCCCAGACCATCCATGCGCGGCATGTGTACAAACCGGCCGCGATCCACTGGCGCCACCGGCTACGCGACATCCTCTCCAAGGATACCCACGGCAACTACCTCATCGATTATCGCCACTTCGACGGTATCGAGATCGAACCACCAGAGACCCAGAGGGAGGCGTAA
- a CDS encoding BON domain-containing protein, which yields MTNALRIVGPKRILASAVIGTVLALGAGCSTTPSRETTGQYFHDAAITSKIKARILEDQALEGFQIKVDTYRGHVILSGFVNRASQVREAMHIARTTPGVVSVRNDLVVKDTTGGGAGASSSSGYGS from the coding sequence ATGACGAATGCACTGCGGATAGTGGGTCCCAAGAGGATATTGGCAAGCGCCGTGATCGGGACGGTTTTGGCGCTGGGCGCCGGCTGCTCAACTACGCCCTCGCGCGAGACTACGGGACAGTATTTCCATGATGCCGCGATCACCTCCAAGATCAAGGCGCGCATCCTCGAGGATCAGGCCCTTGAAGGGTTCCAGATCAAGGTCGACACTTATCGTGGCCATGTCATCTTGAGCGGCTTTGTGAATCGCGCAAGCCAAGTCCGTGAGGCCATGCATATCGCGCGTACCACCCCGGGGGTCGTGAGCGTGCGCAACGATCTCGTGGTGAAGGACACGACCGGCGGCGGGGCTGGCGCGAGTTCTTCCTCAGGTTACGGGAGTTAG
- a CDS encoding response regulator transcription factor: MTARLAKSGLASGMQESRRRDTGTMRRTRQILLIEDEAVAGQALSQSLQGLGMACRWVSTFEEALAAWKEMSYDAVITDIMLDTGKPDGLEILRKIEQAGMPIPVVVISAFADQTRVKEALNHGAAYLLEKPFSTSDLKRVLERLWQEPKGLIGARERALNQATLTNKECEVARLLLKGLSTQEMARLTGNSEKTLKQHISTIYEKCGVSSRTEFFHYIFPT, from the coding sequence ATGACGGCACGATTGGCAAAGAGCGGTTTGGCGTCCGGGATGCAGGAATCGCGACGTCGTGATACCGGTACCATGCGCCGCACTCGGCAGATACTGTTGATTGAGGATGAGGCCGTGGCTGGGCAGGCGCTTTCGCAGTCCCTGCAGGGGCTTGGCATGGCATGCCGGTGGGTCTCGACGTTCGAAGAGGCACTGGCGGCATGGAAGGAGATGTCGTATGACGCTGTGATCACCGACATCATGCTCGATACCGGGAAGCCCGACGGGCTTGAGATCCTGCGAAAGATCGAGCAGGCGGGGATGCCCATTCCGGTGGTTGTGATCAGCGCATTCGCCGATCAGACGCGCGTCAAGGAGGCCTTGAATCACGGCGCTGCCTATTTGCTTGAGAAGCCGTTCTCCACAAGCGACTTGAAGCGTGTGTTGGAGCGCTTGTGGCAGGAGCCCAAAGGGCTTATCGGGGCGCGGGAGCGGGCCTTGAATCAGGCCACCCTGACCAACAAGGAATGTGAGGTGGCGCGACTCCTGCTCAAGGGGCTTTCGACTCAGGAAATGGCAAGACTAACAGGGAATTCCGAGAAGACATTAAAGCAGCACATTAGCACGATCTACGAGAAATGCGGTGTTTCGAGCCGCACCGAGTTTTTCCATTACATCTTCCCCACCTGA
- a CDS encoding YbaB/EbfC family nucleoid-associated protein, whose product MKGGMGQLMKQAQAMQENLRKAQSELATLEVEGQAGGGLVKVTMTCRNDVRKVRLDESLLKEDREVVEDLVAAAMNDAVRKAEQMSQERLAGLTAGFNIPGLNLPF is encoded by the coding sequence ATGAAGGGTGGTATGGGACAGCTCATGAAGCAGGCGCAGGCGATGCAGGAGAATCTGCGCAAGGCGCAGTCGGAACTTGCCACGCTTGAGGTGGAAGGACAGGCGGGTGGTGGGCTCGTCAAAGTCACGATGACCTGTCGCAATGATGTGCGCAAGGTGCGTCTGGACGAGTCTCTCCTGAAGGAGGATCGCGAGGTCGTGGAGGACCTTGTGGCGGCGGCTATGAATGATGCCGTGCGCAAGGCTGAGCAGATGAGCCAGGAGCGGCTTGCCGGCCTTACCGCCGGCTTCAACATTCCCGGTCTAAACCTCCCGTTCTGA
- the dnaX gene encoding DNA polymerase III subunit gamma/tau produces MSYLVLARKWRPRTFPELLGQDSVVRALRFALSEGRVHHAYLFSGIRGVGKTTVARLLAKALNCEQGMGPDPCGKCSACQEIDAGRFADLIEVDAASRTKVDDTRELLDNVQYAPTRGRYKVYLVDEVHMLSTHSFNALLKTLEEPPPHVKFILATTDPQKLPVTVLSRCQKFALRRLTDTQIRDHMAAILREEGMEYDDEALVALSRAAEGSVRDALSLLDQAIAAGGGAVRAGAVRDMLGAVAPDLVHRVIAALADGDGATLLAAIDEAYSLGVAPEVFLGDIVRAWHEIAVAQVLSAESADAWTQGMAQRLPPEAVQLYYEIGCLGRRQMGAAPDPETGLRMTALRMLAFRPVSDVPSKPQIARPSRAPHDTRGSGGQEGAALAGQSPISPVSVRGAPIAAGDQRPADQRPADQRPADQRPADQRPADQRPADQRPADQRPADQRPADQTRSPVVVTETAPAPGGSVLERLGLAGLMKHIAMNAVLDKSGDRVVVTVDPEAGKLLNKERIDMLKEALCAYYKDPITVDVVVAPVTGTPAHLRREAEEAAQCRAREALAADPGVAALKRTFNARVNEGSMRPRNSTAEERDL; encoded by the coding sequence ATGAGTTATCTGGTGCTGGCGCGAAAATGGCGTCCGCGCACATTCCCAGAGCTTTTGGGTCAGGACTCCGTGGTCCGCGCGTTGCGTTTTGCCTTGAGCGAAGGGCGTGTCCACCATGCCTATCTTTTCAGCGGCATCCGTGGCGTCGGCAAGACCACCGTGGCGCGTCTCCTTGCCAAGGCTTTGAACTGTGAGCAAGGGATGGGGCCCGACCCGTGCGGGAAGTGTTCGGCCTGCCAGGAGATAGACGCCGGGCGATTCGCCGATCTCATCGAGGTCGACGCGGCCTCGCGCACCAAGGTCGACGATACCCGTGAGCTTCTCGATAATGTGCAGTACGCACCGACCCGCGGGCGCTACAAGGTGTACCTCGTCGATGAGGTCCATATGCTCTCGACCCATAGCTTCAATGCCCTTCTCAAGACCCTGGAGGAGCCCCCGCCACACGTCAAATTTATTCTCGCAACCACGGATCCGCAGAAACTCCCGGTCACGGTCCTATCACGTTGCCAGAAATTCGCCCTGCGGCGCCTGACCGATACCCAGATTCGCGACCATATGGCCGCGATCCTGCGCGAAGAGGGCATGGAATACGATGATGAGGCCCTGGTAGCGCTTTCGCGCGCTGCCGAAGGGAGTGTTCGCGATGCCCTGAGTCTACTGGACCAAGCGATCGCGGCGGGGGGTGGGGCGGTGCGGGCCGGGGCAGTGCGCGACATGCTCGGGGCGGTGGCTCCGGACCTTGTGCACCGGGTGATCGCGGCGCTCGCTGACGGCGATGGCGCCACACTACTGGCGGCCATCGATGAGGCCTATTCGCTAGGCGTGGCGCCAGAAGTGTTTTTGGGTGACATCGTGCGCGCCTGGCATGAGATCGCAGTCGCTCAGGTGCTGAGCGCGGAATCGGCGGATGCGTGGACGCAGGGGATGGCGCAACGGCTACCTCCCGAGGCCGTGCAGCTCTATTACGAGATTGGGTGCTTAGGGCGTCGTCAGATGGGTGCGGCCCCTGATCCCGAGACCGGGTTGCGCATGACGGCCTTGCGAATGTTGGCGTTCCGGCCGGTCAGCGATGTGCCGAGTAAGCCGCAGATTGCGAGGCCAAGCCGTGCGCCGCACGATACGCGCGGGAGTGGGGGTCAGGAGGGCGCCGCGCTAGCGGGCCAATCGCCAATAAGTCCTGTGAGCGTACGGGGCGCCCCGATTGCCGCTGGCGACCAGAGGCCCGCAGACCAGAGGCCCGCAGACCAGAGGCCCGCAGACCAGAGGCCCGCAGACCAGAGGCCCGCAGACCAGAGGCCCGCAGACCAGAGGCCCGCAGACCAGAGGCCCGCAGACCAGAGGCCCGCAGACCAGACGCGGTCCCCGGTGGTGGTTACGGAGACCGCCCCCGCCCCAGGGGGTTCGGTTCTAGAGCGGCTTGGTCTGGCCGGCCTTATGAAGCATATAGCCATGAACGCCGTGTTGGATAAGAGTGGCGATCGGGTGGTGGTAACCGTGGATCCGGAGGCCGGCAAGCTCCTGAACAAAGAGCGGATCGATATGTTAAAGGAGGCGCTTTGCGCCTATTATAAAGACCCTATCACCGTGGATGTGGTGGTGGCTCCTGTGACCGGCACGCCGGCCCATCTACGCCGTGAGGCTGAAGAGGCCGCGCAGTGTCGGGCACGCGAGGCGCTCGCCGCTGATCCAGGGGTAGCGGCCCTGAAGCGGACGTTCAATGCCCGTGTGAACGAGGGTTCCATGCGACCGCGCAATAGCACAGCAGAGGAGCGAGATTTATGA
- a CDS encoding response regulator, with protein sequence MSVATPILSVLCLDVDPAWVAKICRDEEISLDIQELPWSPAARARLQDLTLDVIVISESVFRIWQDTVQDVVVRPVIVVAQEVDDSVATAGLRWGALDVVSRRQGARLGARLHGVLRGRAGSELLSEALSYLDESLLIARNRSTDGYEVIYRNSACISRMGGPDHAQEDHQLLCLAPGPRTDRRKLDEIRQDMRAGQPVRAELVDYRGDAEMFWTEFSAAPLTTPGYWVVVSRDVTRRREAEENAQRLRELVIRSQKHENTAVLAAGIAHDFNNILTGIVGSAELARMALAPEHSVQKDIETIIQASERAAELNRELLDFAGPGKGSLESVYLNSMVTTMLVILRSQMQKSIVVRKALRPDIPPIEADPAEIQQVMLNLCLNASEAMAESGGTLSITTDRMEIADDVADMFAYGRPQPGLHAVFEVSDTGCGMEPALVRRIFEPFFSSKEGARGIGLSVVLSIVKAYRGGIDVDTAPGHGTTVRILLPAAPERERRGVEEVRRPRDARHHTVLFVDDEEMLRSLAQRALEPLGYRVLVAPDGVEGVRIFREHMAEIDLVILDLSMPRKGGEDACKEMQAINARIPVLLCCGYDEASAQEKTRGSRFAGYLAKPFGVSTLIEAVQATMDKAGS encoded by the coding sequence ATGAGTGTTGCCACGCCAATCTTGTCGGTCCTGTGCCTCGACGTCGACCCTGCATGGGTCGCAAAGATCTGTCGCGACGAGGAAATATCCCTGGATATTCAGGAACTGCCCTGGTCCCCGGCGGCACGCGCCCGGCTTCAGGACCTCACGCTGGATGTCATTGTTATAAGCGAGTCGGTATTTCGCATCTGGCAGGATACCGTGCAGGATGTGGTGGTGCGGCCTGTGATCGTGGTCGCGCAGGAGGTCGATGATAGTGTCGCCACGGCCGGTCTGCGCTGGGGGGCGCTCGACGTCGTGTCACGCCGTCAGGGCGCGCGGCTCGGCGCGCGCCTGCACGGTGTCTTGCGGGGACGCGCGGGTAGCGAGCTTTTGAGTGAAGCCCTGTCCTATCTCGATGAATCGTTATTGATCGCGCGCAATCGATCGACGGACGGCTACGAGGTCATTTACCGCAATTCCGCTTGTATTAGCCGCATGGGCGGGCCGGATCATGCGCAAGAGGACCATCAGCTTTTATGTCTGGCGCCAGGTCCGCGGACCGACCGGCGCAAGCTCGACGAGATACGCCAGGATATGCGTGCCGGACAGCCGGTACGTGCCGAGCTCGTGGATTATCGTGGCGATGCCGAGATGTTCTGGACCGAATTCTCGGCCGCCCCTTTGACTACGCCTGGGTATTGGGTCGTGGTATCACGCGACGTGACACGGCGCCGGGAGGCCGAGGAGAACGCGCAACGATTGCGCGAGCTCGTCATAAGGTCGCAAAAGCATGAGAATACAGCGGTCCTGGCGGCCGGAATTGCCCACGACTTCAACAATATCCTGACCGGCATCGTGGGAAGCGCGGAGCTTGCGCGCATGGCTTTGGCGCCCGAACATAGCGTTCAAAAGGATATCGAGACCATCATCCAGGCCTCGGAGCGCGCCGCCGAGCTCAACCGTGAGCTTTTGGACTTCGCGGGACCGGGCAAGGGGTCCCTGGAATCCGTCTACTTGAACAGTATGGTGACCACAATGCTGGTCATTCTACGGTCGCAGATGCAGAAGTCGATCGTGGTGCGCAAGGCCCTGCGACCCGATATTCCGCCGATCGAGGCCGATCCCGCCGAGATCCAGCAGGTGATGTTGAATCTTTGTCTGAACGCGAGCGAGGCGATGGCCGAGAGCGGTGGCACGCTGTCGATCACCACAGATCGCATGGAAATCGCAGACGATGTCGCCGATATGTTTGCCTATGGCCGACCGCAACCCGGCCTGCACGCCGTCTTTGAGGTGTCGGACACCGGATGCGGTATGGAACCGGCCCTTGTGAGGCGCATCTTCGAGCCGTTTTTTTCCAGCAAAGAGGGCGCCAGGGGTATAGGTCTTAGCGTCGTCTTGAGTATCGTGAAGGCCTATCGCGGCGGTATCGATGTCGATACGGCCCCGGGGCACGGCACGACCGTGCGGATCCTGTTACCGGCCGCGCCCGAGCGCGAACGGCGTGGCGTAGAAGAGGTACGCCGGCCGCGCGATGCCAGGCATCACACCGTATTGTTCGTGGATGATGAGGAAATGCTGCGATCGCTCGCCCAGCGCGCCCTGGAACCGCTTGGCTACCGTGTGCTGGTAGCCCCCGACGGCGTAGAGGGGGTCCGGATATTTCGCGAGCATATGGCCGAGATCGATCTCGTCATCCTGGATCTCTCCATGCCGCGCAAAGGTGGGGAGGACGCCTGCAAGGAGATGCAGGCCATTAACGCGCGTATCCCCGTACTCTTATGTTGTGGTTATGATGAGGCGAGCGCCCAGGAAAAAACCCGTGGGTCGCGGTTCGCCGGATACCTGGCCAAACCTTTCGGCGTAAGCACTCTCATCGAGGCGGTGCAGGCGACCATGGACAAAGCGGGCTCGTGA
- the recR gene encoding recombination mediator RecR codes for MSNDTKALEDLKRALRRLPGIGTKSAQRMAFHLLGRDRSVARDIAEALLRAVDRIGHCQQCNNFSETEICAICRSPRRDSGLLCVVESPADLVSLEQSGAFGGTYFVLMGRLSPLDGIGPEELGLPKLEALLDGGVVREVILATNATVEGEATAHYIGELARRRNLLATRIACGVPIGGEIEYIDRGTLARAFSGRREA; via the coding sequence TTGAGCAACGATACCAAGGCGCTCGAGGATCTGAAGCGCGCCCTACGTCGCCTGCCTGGCATAGGCACCAAGTCCGCGCAACGTATGGCATTCCACTTGTTGGGGCGCGACCGGAGCGTGGCTCGTGACATCGCCGAGGCCTTGTTGCGCGCCGTCGATCGTATCGGCCATTGCCAACAATGCAATAATTTCAGTGAAACCGAGATCTGCGCCATTTGCCGCTCGCCACGACGCGATAGTGGACTTCTGTGCGTCGTCGAGTCGCCGGCAGATCTCGTGTCCCTGGAACAGTCCGGGGCCTTTGGTGGAACGTATTTCGTATTGATGGGGCGGCTGTCGCCTCTTGACGGTATTGGACCAGAGGAGCTGGGTCTGCCCAAGCTCGAGGCCTTGCTCGACGGGGGTGTGGTGCGTGAGGTTATTCTCGCTACCAACGCCACCGTCGAGGGTGAGGCCACCGCCCACTACATCGGGGAGCTCGCGCGGCGACGCAATCTGCTGGCGACCCGTATCGCCTGCGGAGTGCCGATCGGAGGTGAGATCGAGTACATCGATCGCGGCACGCTCGCTCGCGCATTTTCGGGGCGTCGCGAGGCGTAG
- a CDS encoding CsbD family protein: MRALLYALPVPGIIGIATNRVIIRAMEIVTTIVMIKAMDIVMIIIATMMIKAIPTAMGREGPDAGYMRRVTVNTEQVKGKWGQVKGEAKRRWGRLTDDDLTEAAGNYDKLVGKIQERYGESREAIKKWIDSLEV; encoded by the coding sequence ATGCGGGCCCTGCTGTACGCGTTGCCCGTCCCGGGCATTATCGGTATAGCGACGAACAGAGTGATAATCAGAGCAATGGAAATAGTAACGACCATAGTGATGATCAAAGCAATGGACATAGTAATGATCATCATCGCCACAATGATGATCAAGGCGATTCCAACGGCGATGGGTCGTGAGGGGCCGGATGCGGGTTACATGCGGAGGGTTACTGTGAACACGGAGCAGGTGAAAGGTAAATGGGGTCAGGTGAAGGGTGAGGCCAAACGCCGCTGGGGGCGGCTCACAGACGACGACCTTACCGAGGCCGCCGGGAATTACGATAAACTGGTGGGCAAGATCCAGGAGCGTTACGGAGAATCTCGGGAAGCAATCAAGAAATGGATAGATTCTCTGGAGGTATGA
- a CDS encoding sensor domain-containing diguanylate cyclase, with product MGPDESRGKIEGTGFDWLMQIAYLAGKSLDLDEALPATLTAMAELIPCEHAVILQLESEVLEVRAHWSRAGDHAAIETCAFKRSPELSLCDLDVIHAARDADIAALPYFRGEPGSERGVVVLTVPLAVDYVCVGRLDFIRDGAGEDFSAWERHFAQACARILALSVRNGAEYARVAWLAEHDHLTGIGNRRNFDRALNRELARAERYRRDVSLLLIDLDDFKEANTHLGLSGGDEILRRTAKVLAERARKGVDISCRIGGDEFAMILPEIGERLANELAVRLVKDVAESTMSLWPMRFSYSISTYPATSAEFLRRAADAQLLAAKSRKGRVAVPVRGAVQ from the coding sequence ATGGGGCCGGATGAGAGCCGCGGTAAGATCGAGGGGACGGGGTTCGACTGGCTCATGCAGATCGCGTACCTCGCCGGGAAGTCCCTGGATCTCGATGAAGCCCTTCCGGCGACGTTGACGGCCATGGCTGAGCTTATCCCGTGCGAGCATGCGGTAATACTCCAACTGGAAAGCGAAGTCCTCGAGGTGCGTGCGCACTGGTCACGGGCTGGTGACCACGCCGCTATAGAAACCTGTGCCTTCAAGCGTTCGCCAGAGCTCAGCCTCTGTGACCTGGATGTAATCCACGCCGCACGCGACGCCGATATCGCGGCGTTGCCGTATTTCCGAGGCGAACCAGGATCCGAGCGCGGCGTTGTGGTTCTCACCGTGCCGCTGGCTGTGGATTATGTCTGCGTAGGACGTCTGGACTTCATTCGTGATGGCGCCGGCGAGGACTTTTCGGCCTGGGAGCGGCATTTTGCCCAGGCCTGCGCGCGGATATTGGCCTTAAGCGTGCGCAACGGTGCTGAGTATGCGCGCGTGGCATGGCTTGCGGAGCACGACCATTTAACCGGGATAGGAAATCGGCGGAACTTCGATAGGGCGTTGAACCGGGAATTGGCGCGCGCGGAACGGTATCGGCGGGACGTCTCCTTGCTCCTGATCGATCTTGACGACTTCAAGGAGGCCAATACCCATCTCGGACTCTCGGGCGGCGACGAGATCTTACGGCGCACGGCCAAGGTGCTTGCAGAGCGGGCCCGTAAAGGTGTGGATATATCCTGCCGGATCGGGGGCGATGAGTTTGCCATGATTTTGCCAGAGATCGGTGAGCGATTGGCCAACGAGTTGGCTGTGAGGCTCGTAAAGGATGTTGCCGAAAGCACGATGTCTCTATGGCCTATGCGGTTTTCCTATAGTATTTCTACGTATCCGGCGACATCCGCAGAGTTTTTGCGACGTGCGGCTGATGCGCAGTTGTTGGCGGCCAAGAGCCGCAAGGGGCGTGTTGCGGTGCCGGTACGTGGGGCGGTGCAATGA
- a CDS encoding 4a-hydroxytetrahydrobiopterin dehydratase, producing the protein MTELRQKSCRPCEGGVKPMSLTQARELMTQIPKWTLEETGPALFRTFRFANFYETMSFVNAIAYIANREDHHPDLRVGYKECVVRYQTHAIGGLSDNDFICAAKIDALEI; encoded by the coding sequence ATGACCGAATTGCGCCAGAAATCCTGCCGCCCGTGTGAGGGAGGCGTGAAACCTATGAGTCTTACGCAGGCCCGGGAACTCATGACCCAGATTCCCAAATGGACACTGGAAGAAACAGGGCCAGCGTTATTCCGTACTTTCCGCTTCGCGAACTTCTACGAGACGATGTCCTTTGTCAATGCCATCGCCTATATCGCCAATCGTGAGGACCACCACCCGGACTTGCGCGTGGGATACAAAGAGTGTGTCGTGCGTTATCAGACGCACGCCATCGGCGGGTTGAGCGACAATGACTTCATATGCGCCGCGAAAATCGACGCCCTGGAAATCTAA
- a CDS encoding diiron oxygenase, with the protein MANPDFLKSLPSFAERATQLSRHSTPYRDPVARIHWERLSRHAFWLPEQAVSLYGIEEYDALPLATRQTLSHHEFARFLSAGVWLESLFLQRLAHATLKGPRATRIYHLHELREEAGHSLMFLEFFERSGLDDSATAAHFDRWLTFLGRRLPFHSTLFWSAILLGEEVPDRLNRYVRLHAQGVCPVAVELCVLHSTDEARHIAYGQEVLRHRLERAGRMARLALGHALGRLLRRFVATFYYPPQDLYMRAGLPAGPWAARAARHILRRQFVAHCLGPTVARLRGLGLAISWP; encoded by the coding sequence ATGGCCAACCCCGATTTCCTGAAGAGCTTACCTTCTTTCGCGGAACGCGCCACACAGCTTTCCCGCCACAGCACCCCCTATCGCGATCCCGTGGCACGGATCCACTGGGAGCGACTGTCACGACATGCGTTCTGGTTGCCCGAGCAAGCGGTCTCGTTGTATGGGATCGAGGAATACGATGCCTTGCCGTTGGCCACCCGCCAGACGCTTTCGCACCATGAATTCGCCCGGTTCCTGAGCGCTGGCGTCTGGCTCGAGAGCCTATTCCTGCAGAGACTCGCGCACGCGACACTCAAAGGTCCGCGTGCCACGCGCATCTACCATCTTCATGAGCTGCGTGAAGAGGCCGGGCATAGCCTCATGTTTCTCGAGTTCTTTGAGCGCTCTGGACTCGACGATTCCGCAACCGCCGCACACTTTGATCGCTGGCTGACATTTCTGGGTCGGCGACTACCCTTCCATTCGACGCTCTTTTGGAGCGCCATTCTGCTCGGAGAGGAGGTGCCCGACCGGCTCAACCGCTATGTGCGCCTGCACGCCCAAGGCGTGTGCCCCGTTGCCGTCGAGCTGTGCGTCCTCCATAGCACCGATGAGGCCCGCCATATCGCCTATGGGCAAGAGGTGTTGCGACATCGCCTGGAGCGTGCCGGACGTATGGCGCGCCTCGCTCTGGGGCATGCCTTGGGTCGCCTGCTGCGCCGATTCGTTGCCACTTTCTACTACCCGCCCCAGGACCTTTATATGCGCGCCGGCCTGCCGGCCGGGCCTTGGGCGGCGCGCGCCGCCCGTCACATACTACGCCGCCAATTCGTGGCCCATTGCCTGGGCCCGACCGTAGCCCGTCTGCGCGGGCTTGGCCTTGCCATCAGTTGGCCTTAA